The Fusarium musae strain F31 chromosome 10, whole genome shotgun sequence genome window below encodes:
- a CDS encoding hypothetical protein (EggNog:ENOG41), which translates to MSNPLVVSISNLAAYTPQETIELVSRSGVKRGNMRPDKVFLSAVSAGCLLGFGCGVSLCAMTAPWYTENAPGLVKLFGAGVFPLGLVLVVLTGADLFTATTMFTLTAVLQGRLPIRKMLLHWILCFFGNLAGSLFVMSIIMGYGGVFDASPYKEVVMSFASKKQISPQFHQIFLKAIGCNWLVCLAVFLGIQAKDLASKVIGMWWPIFAFVVLGLEHVVANMFYMSLAIWLKTPDLTVGLYIWKGMIPATIGNIIGGGMFVGVYYWYMYLFDEDPVKVDGVEYQGPNVDSHMHMHFLTTRNKGNVTDEESRIESAPVSVPASVLAK; encoded by the exons ATGAGCAACCCACTCGTGGTTAGCATCTCCAACCTGGCGGCCTACACGCCCCAAGAAACAATCGAGCTTGTTTCCCGCTCTGGCGTAAAGAGAGGCAACATGCGTCCCGACAAGGTCTTCCTCTCCGCCGTCTCCGCGGGAtgtcttcttggctttggctgtgGCGTCTCGCTCTGTGCCATGACTGCTCCCTGGTACACTGAGAACGCGCCAGGTCTGGTGAAGCTCTTTGGCGCTGGTGTTTTCCCTTTGGGTCTAGTGCTTGTTGTGCTTACGGGCGCGGACTTGTTCACTGCGACTACCATG TTTACCTTGACTGCTGTTCTGCAAGGTCGGCTCCCGATTCGGAAGATGCTGCTGCATTGGATCCTTTGCTTCTTCGGCAATCTTGCAGGATCGCTATTTGTCATGTCTATCATTATGGGAT ACGGCGGTGTCTTTGACGCATCACCCTATAAAGAAGTCGTCATGTCTTTCGCCAGCAAGAAACAAATATCGCCTCAATTTCATCAAATCTTCCTCAAAGCCATTGGGTGTAACTGGCTCGTATGCCTCGCCGTCTTCCTCGGTATCCAAGCCAAGGATCTCGCCTCCAAGGTCATCGGCATGTGGTGGCCCATCTTCGCCTTCGTCGTCCTTGGCCTCGAGCACGTTGTCGCCAACATGTTTTACATGTCACTCGCCATCTGGCTCAAGACACCCGATCTTACCGTCGGGCTGTACATCTGGAAGGGTATGATCCCAGCTACAATCGGCAACATCATTGGCGGCGGCATGTTTGTCGGCGTATACTATTGGTACATGTACTTGTTTGACGAGGACCCTGTCaaggttgatggtgttgagtaCCAGGGTCCTAATGTGGACTCTCACATGCATATGCATTTCCTTACGACCAGAAATAAGGGTAATGTTACCGATGAGGAGAGTAGGATTGAATCAGCGCCCGTTTCAGTACCAGCCAGCGTTCTCGCAAAGTAA